A genomic segment from Coccinella septempunctata chromosome 3, icCocSept1.1, whole genome shotgun sequence encodes:
- the LOC123309638 gene encoding uncharacterized protein LOC123309638, with translation MFNIKKCLEQIKSLVDSYLETKDNKYFKRGLKECSSASRRIKKRLKCCRTVGNKQKLMNNLNQVISYRSQFKSLQRQGAGIKDRKETARDRVHWDDSKSAFKSRIRTGVISNLKHKEPKDFLVDCGAIFRRKILYELKKDEAVKVNVVFCGDFELRTADKIRTDSKYFTTPNAAIYRDTNLTEWFNYNISIPVLKDVEEFQEKDSGWALKQIINLSVNINKFTPQLGSSYIELPAQIRNKGACINIKNKDEACFAWAVTSALYPVDKKPERVSKYPHYSKVLKLKGIQFPMTMKQIPNFEKQNNISINVYILKKTGENFITLPTRLTKNKMEKHVNLLWIQDQYTDNDTPVRLHYVWIKNLSRLLSSQLSKEKRQIFVCDRCLHYFRSKEKLEKHSEDCAKINKTAIKMPSTERNILQFNNYQNKENVPFVIYADLESILKPTSNGNRYQEHEAAAVGYYVKCSYDDELSFYRSFRGPNCMKWFADELNQFAEDVETVFLCPYDIDMTPPQNIEFKKATHCHICGKNFNFEVKVRDHNHLIAVNNYRGAAHKGCNVNYKDRHTIPVVFHNLSGYDANFVIEDIAVRMKGKIDLLPITKEKYISFTKYSYEYSINFRFIDSFRFMASSLDQLASYLVEFPNLTSQFPEKSKEHISLLTKKGILPYDYIDSSNRFDETSLPPIEDFYNELENKPCPREKYIRAQLVWEKFQCRTLGEYSDIYMKTDILLLADVFEQFRTSCHKTYGLDPANYFTLPGYTWDAMLKYTKQALKLLTDIDMYMFVERGIRGGLSQVCGKRRAHANNKYIPNYDPSKPENYLMYFDINNQYGWAMSQYLPYDGFEWVDSNIDVAQIADDAPEGYILEVDLEYPKELHDIHKDLPFCPQHNNSKTRTPCNASELNAKLMATLDPKVKYVIHYRNLKQALRNGLILTKIHRVLKFKQSAWLKSYVDLNTNLRKNAKNEFEKNLFKLMNNAVFGKTMENVRNRVDVHLLTKWEGRYGTEAYISKPEFKNRVIFNENLVAVELQRQEICLNKPIYVGMSILDIAKTTIYDFHYNYMKEVFGADCIALYTDTDSVIYEVFADPYEVMKRDCHEYFDTSDYPIDNQYGIPQVNKKVLGMMKDENNGVPMTDYVGLRSKLYTIKNSTTHDELDAKIHQWKKEEYNPEEIESMIRNYGTMKKAKGIKKSVVKNKICFEDYIDCLETKEKKIITQNLIKAKEHRVYSLTQQKIALSSEDDKRCLVRGSFDTLPWGHYSLIDTQKQAVA, from the exons ATGTTCAACATAAAGAAATGTCTTGAACAAATAAAGTCCCTAGTGGATTCATACTTAGAAACCAAggataataaatatttcaaacgtGGATTGAAGGAATGTTCCTCTGCTTCGCGACGGATCAAGAAGCGGTTGAAATGCTGCAGGACAGTGGGAAATAAGCAGAAACTGATGAATAATTTGAACCAAGTGATAAGTTATCGATCACAATTCAAGTCATTACAACGACAAGGTGCTGGTATTAAAGATCGAAAGGAAACCGCTCGTGATAGAGTACATTGGGATGATTCAAAATCAGCATTCAAGTCAAGAATCCGAACTGGAGTCATCAGCAACCTGAAACATAAAGAACCTAAAGACTTTCTAGTGGACTGTGGGGCAATCTTCCGCCGGAAAATTCTGTATGAATTGAAAAAGGATGAAGCTGTCAAGGTCAATGTGGTGTTTTGTGGAGATTTCGAATTAAGGACAGCCGATAAGATTCGAACCGACTCTAAATACTTCACAACGCCGAACGCTGCTATATACCGAGATACAAACCTGACTGAATGGTTCAATTACAATATTTCGATACCTGTCTTGAAAGACgttgaagaatttcaagaaaaggaTAGTGGATGGGCTTTGAAGCAAATAATTAATCTGAGTGTTAACATAAATAAGTTCACTCCTCAACTTGGATCTTCATATATAGAACTCCCTGCTCAAATCAGAAACAAAGGAGCATgtataaatattaaaaataaagatGAAGCTTGTTTCGCATGGGCTGTTACATCTGCTTTGTATCCCGTTGACAAGAAACCTGAACGTGTATCCAAATATCCCCATTACTCCAAGGTTCTGAAATTAAAAGGAATACAGTTTCCAATGACTATGAAACAGATACCCAACTTTGAGAAACAGAATAATATATCTATCAACGtatatattttgaagaaaacgGGCGAGAACTTCATCACACTACCTACCCGCCTAACTAAGAACAAAATGGAGAAACATGTGAATTTATTATGGATTCAAGATCAATATACAGATAATGATACTCCTGTTCGATTACATTATGTGTGGATCAAAAATCTCTCTCGACTTTTATCAAGTCAGTTGAGTAAGGAAAAACGACAAATATTTGTATGTGATAGATGCCTACATTATTTTCGATCAAAGGAAAAACTTGAGAAACATTCGGAGGATTGtgcgaaaatcaataaaacagCTATTAAAATGCCTTCAACAGAAAGAAATATTctacaattcaataattatcagaATAAGGAGAATGTTCCGTTTGTCATTTATGCAGATCTTGAAAGCATACTGAAACCAACTAGTAACGGAAATAGATATCAAGAACATGAAGCTGCGGCTGTTGGATACTATGTTAAATGTTCATATGATGATGAGCTGAGTTTCTACCGTTCCTTTAGAGGCCCAAATTGCATGAAGTGGTTTGCTGATGAACTGAATCAGTTTGCCGAAGATGTTGAAACAGTATTTCTTTGCCCTTATGATATCGATATGACTCCGCCGCAGAATATCGAATTCAAGAAAGCGACTCACTGTCATATTTgtggaaaaaatttcaatttcgaagTAAAGGTGCGAGATCATAATCATCTTATAGCAGTAAACAATTATCGTGGAGCAGCTCACAAGGGATGTAATGTCAACTATAAAGATCGACACACGATTCCTGTAGTATTCCACAACCTGAGTGGATATGACGCTAATTTTGTTATAGAAGATATCGCCGTAAGAATGAAAGGGAAAATTGACTTGTTGCCCATAACGAAAGAAAAATACATTAGTTTCACTAAATATTCTTATGAATATTCCATTAATTTTCGATTCATTGATAGCTTTCGATTTATGGCGTCATCACTGGATCAGTTAGCTTCATATTTAGTAGAGTTTCCCAACCTGACATCACAATTTCCTGAAAAGTCTAAAGAACATATCAGTCTTCTCACAAAGAAAGGGATATTGCCATATGATTACATCGACTCTAGTAATCGTTTCGATGAAACTTCTTTACCACCAATTGAAGATTTCTACAATGAATTGGAGAATAAGCCATGTCCCCGAGAAAAATATATCAGAGCTCAGCTTGTGTGGGAAAAGTTTCAGTGTCGTACTTTGGGTGAATATTCAGATATTTATATGAAAACTGACATTTTACTGTTGGCTGATGTGTTTGAACAATTTCGTACAAGCTGTCATAAAACTTATGGATTGGATCCTGCAAATTACTTCACGTTACCAGGATATACATGGGATGCAatgttgaaatatacaaaacagGCATTGAAACTTCTCACAGATATTGATATGTATATGTTTGTTGAACGAGGAATTCGTGGTGGCCTGAGTCAAGTTTGTGGCAAACGAAGGGCTCATGCAAACAATAAGTACATCCCCAACTATGATCCGTCTAAACCTGAGAATTACCTGATGTACTTCGATATCAATAACCAGTACGGCTGGGCGATGTCACAATATTTACCATACGACGGTTTTGAATGGGTCGATTCTAATATAGATGTCGCGCAGATAGCAGATGATGCTCCCGAAGGATATATTTTAGAAGTGGATCTTGAGTACCCTAAAGAGTTACATGATATACATAAAGATCTTCCGTTCTGTCCTCAACATAACAATTCTAAAACTCGAACTCCTTGTAATGCTTCTGAACTGAATGCTAAACTCATGGCTACTTTGGATCCGAAAGTGAAATACGTTATTCATTATCGAAATTTAAAACAGGCTCTGAGAAATGGATTGATTCTAACTAAAATACATCGAGTACTGAAATTTAAGCAGTCTGCATGGCTCAAGTCCTATGTTGACCTGAATACGAACCTACGGAAGAATGCTaagaatgaatttgaaaaaaatcttttcaaactAATGAATAACGCAGTTTTCG GGAAGACCATGGAGAATGTCAGGAATAGGGTGGATGTACATCTTCTGACGAAATGGGAAGGACGCTATGGAACTGAAGCATACATCTCCAAACCAGAGTTCAAGAACCGTGTAATTTTCAATGAGAACTTGGTCGCTGTTGAGCTTCAAAGACAAGAAATATGTTTGAATAAACCGATCTATGTGGGGATGAGCATCTTAGACATAGCAAAAACTACTATATATGATTTCCATTATAACTACATGAAAGAAGTTTTCGGTGCTGACTGTATTGCCTTATATACCGATACTGATTCAGTGATTTACGAGGTATTTGCGGATCCTTACGAGGTAATGAAGAGAGATTGTCACGAATACTTTGATACCTCCGACTACCCTATAGATAATCAGTATGGAATTCCGCAAGTGAACAAAAAAGTTTTGGGAATGATGAAAGACGAAAACAATGGCGTGCCAATGACAGATTATGTGGGTCTTAGATCTAAATTATACACCATCAAAAATTCAACAACTCATGATGAGCTGGATGCTAAAATACATCAATGGAAGAAGGAGGAGTATAATCCTGAAGAAATTGAATCTATGATCCGAAATTACGGTACCATGAAGAAGGCAAAGGGAATTAAAAAATCAGTTGTTAAGAATAAAATATGTTTCGAGGATTATATAGATTGTTTAGAAACAAAGGAGAAAAAGATTATTACACAAAATTTAATAAAGGCCAAGGAACATCGTGTGTATTCGTTGACACAGCAGAAAATAGCCTTGAGCTCAGAAGATGATAAACGATGTTTAGTACGTGGATCATTCGACACTCTACCTTGGGGGCATTATTCGCTCATTGATACTCAGAAGCaagcagtggcgtag